A single Pseudomonas putida DNA region contains:
- the gorA gene encoding glutathione-disulfide reductase: MAYDFDLFVIGAGSGGVRAARFAAGFGAKVAVAESRYLGGTCVNVGCVPKKLLVYGAHVADELEQAAGFGWTLEEGHFDWGTLIANKNREIERLNGIYRNLLVNSGVTLLQGHARITGANEVEVDGQRYSAEHILIATGGWPQVPDIPGKELAITSNEAFYLKDLPRRVLVVGGGYIAVEFAGIFQGLGADTTLLYRGDLFLRGFDGSVRTHLKEELEKRGLNLQFNADIQRIDKLDDGSLKATLKDGRELLADCVFYATGRRPMLDNLGLENTGVELDARGFIRVDEQYQTTAPSILAIGDVIGRVQLTPVALAEGMAVARRLFKPEQYRPVDYQNIPTAVFSQPPIGTVGLTEEQALEAGHKVQIFESRFRAMKLTLTDIQEKTLMKLVVDAETDKVLGCHMVGPDAGEIIQGLGVALKAGATKLQFDETIGVHPTAAEEFVTMRTVTR; this comes from the coding sequence ATGGCCTACGATTTTGATCTGTTCGTGATTGGCGCCGGTTCCGGCGGTGTGCGTGCGGCGCGCTTCGCTGCGGGCTTCGGTGCAAAAGTGGCAGTGGCCGAGAGCCGCTACCTGGGTGGCACCTGCGTCAACGTCGGTTGCGTGCCGAAGAAACTGCTGGTGTACGGCGCCCATGTCGCCGATGAGCTGGAGCAGGCCGCAGGCTTCGGCTGGACCCTCGAAGAGGGCCACTTCGACTGGGGCACGCTGATTGCCAACAAGAACCGCGAGATCGAGCGCCTCAATGGCATCTACCGCAACCTGCTGGTGAACAGCGGCGTCACCTTGCTGCAAGGCCATGCCCGCATCACCGGCGCCAACGAAGTGGAAGTGGACGGCCAGCGCTACAGCGCCGAGCACATCCTGATTGCCACCGGCGGCTGGCCGCAGGTGCCGGACATCCCGGGCAAGGAACTGGCCATCACCTCCAACGAGGCGTTTTACCTCAAGGATTTGCCGCGCCGCGTGCTGGTGGTCGGCGGTGGTTACATCGCCGTCGAATTCGCCGGCATCTTCCAGGGCCTGGGCGCCGACACCACCTTGCTGTATCGCGGTGACCTGTTCCTGCGCGGCTTCGACGGCTCGGTGCGTACCCACCTCAAGGAAGAGCTGGAAAAGCGCGGCCTGAACCTGCAGTTCAACGCCGACATCCAGCGCATCGACAAGCTTGACGACGGCAGCCTGAAAGCCACCCTCAAGGACGGCCGCGAGCTGCTCGCCGATTGCGTGTTCTACGCCACTGGTCGGCGCCCGATGCTCGACAACCTGGGCCTGGAAAACACCGGTGTGGAGCTGGACGCCCGCGGCTTCATTCGCGTCGATGAGCAGTACCAGACCACCGCACCGTCGATCCTCGCCATTGGCGACGTGATCGGCCGCGTGCAGCTCACCCCGGTGGCGTTGGCCGAAGGCATGGCCGTGGCGCGGCGCCTGTTCAAGCCTGAGCAATACCGCCCGGTGGATTACCAGAACATCCCGACTGCCGTGTTCAGCCAGCCACCGATCGGTACCGTCGGCCTGACTGAAGAGCAGGCACTGGAAGCTGGGCACAAGGTGCAGATCTTCGAAAGCCGCTTCCGCGCCATGAAGCTGACCCTTACCGACATCCAGGAAAAGACCCTGATGAAGCTGGTGGTGGATGCCGAGACCGACAAGGTGCTGGGCTGCCACATGGTCGGCCCGGATGCCGGCGAGATCATCCAGGGCCTGGGTGTTGCCTTGAAGGCTGGCGCGACCAAGTTGCAGTTCGACGAGACCATCGGCGTACACCCGACGGCTGCCGAAGAGTTTGTCACCATGCGCACCGTCACCCGCTGA
- the ahpC gene encoding alkyl hydroperoxide reductase subunit C, translated as MPIINSQVKPFNATAYHKGEFVQVSEADLKGKWSVVFFYPADFTFVCPTELGDLADNYAEFQKLGVEIYGVSTDTHFTHKAWHDTSDTIGKIQYPLIGDPTHVISRNFDVLIEEAGLADRGTFVINPEGQIKIVELNDGGVGRDAAELLRKVKAAQYVAAHPGEVCPAKWKEGEATLAPSLDLVGKI; from the coding sequence ATGCCAATCATCAACAGCCAGGTCAAACCGTTCAACGCCACCGCCTACCACAAGGGCGAGTTCGTTCAGGTCAGCGAAGCCGACCTGAAAGGCAAGTGGTCCGTCGTGTTCTTCTACCCGGCCGACTTCACCTTCGTCTGCCCGACCGAGTTGGGTGACCTCGCCGACAACTACGCCGAGTTCCAGAAGCTGGGCGTGGAAATCTACGGTGTGTCGACCGACACCCACTTCACCCACAAAGCCTGGCACGACACTTCGGACACCATCGGCAAGATCCAGTACCCACTGATCGGTGACCCGACCCACGTCATCTCGCGCAACTTCGACGTACTGATCGAAGAAGCCGGCCTGGCGGACCGCGGTACCTTCGTGATCAACCCGGAAGGCCAGATCAAGATCGTCGAACTGAACGACGGTGGTGTTGGCCGCGACGCAGCCGAGCTGCTGCGCAAGGTGAAGGCTGCCCAGTACGTTGCCGCTCACCCAGGTGAAGTCTGCCCGGCCAAGTGGAAAGAAGGCGAAGCTACTCTCGCTCCTTCCCTGGACCTCGTAGGCAAGATCTAA
- a CDS encoding YceH family protein, producing MSEHETAGEGRFSNIEIRILGALIEKQATSPESYPLTLNALVLACNQKTSREPVMNLTQGQVGQALRALESQDMTRLQMGSRADRWEQRVDKALELVPAQLVLMGLMFLRGPQTLNELLTRSNRLHDFDDTEQIQHQLERLISRDLALHLPRQAGQREDRYTHALGDPAEIEAILAARQQEGGARSSGTSVSEERIEALEARIAALEARLAELEG from the coding sequence ATGTCAGAACACGAAACCGCAGGTGAAGGCCGCTTCAGCAACATCGAGATCCGCATTCTTGGCGCGCTGATCGAGAAGCAGGCCACCAGCCCGGAAAGCTACCCGCTGACCCTCAACGCCCTGGTCCTGGCCTGTAACCAGAAGACCAGCCGGGAACCTGTGATGAACCTCACCCAGGGCCAGGTCGGCCAGGCCCTGCGCGCCCTCGAGAGCCAGGACATGACCCGCCTGCAGATGGGCAGCCGCGCCGACCGTTGGGAGCAGCGGGTGGACAAGGCCCTGGAGCTGGTACCGGCGCAGCTGGTGCTGATGGGCCTGATGTTCCTGCGCGGGCCACAGACCCTTAACGAACTGCTGACCCGTAGCAACCGCCTGCACGACTTCGACGACACCGAACAGATCCAGCACCAGCTCGAACGCCTGATTTCCCGCGACCTGGCCCTGCACCTGCCACGCCAGGCCGGGCAGCGGGAAGACCGCTATACCCACGCCCTCGGTGACCCGGCGGAAATCGAGGCGATTCTGGCGGCGCGCCAGCAGGAAGGCGGTGCTCGCAGCAGTGGCACCAGCGTTTCGGAAGAGCGTATCGAAGCGTTGGAAGCGCGAATCGCCGCGCTGGAAGCACGCCTGGCCGAGTTGGAAGGCTGA
- the galU gene encoding UTP--glucose-1-phosphate uridylyltransferase GalU codes for MIKKCLFPAAGYGTRFLPATKAMPKEMLPVVNKPLIQYGVEEALDAGLNEISIVTGRGKRALEDHFDISYELENQIKGTDKEKYLVGIRRLLDECSFSYTRQTEMKGLGHAILTGRPLIGDEPFAVVLADDLCVNLEGDGVLAQMVALYKKYRCSIVAIQEVDPQETNKYGVIAGEEIKDGIFRVDSMVEKPKPEDAPSNLAIIGRYILTPDIFEKIEQTEPGKGGEIQITDALMKQAAEGNVIAYKFKGKRFDCGGAEGYIEATNFCFENFYKAGKAY; via the coding sequence ATGATCAAGAAATGCTTGTTCCCGGCAGCCGGTTACGGCACTCGCTTCCTGCCTGCTACCAAAGCCATGCCCAAGGAAATGCTGCCGGTGGTCAACAAGCCACTGATCCAGTATGGCGTTGAAGAAGCATTGGATGCTGGTCTGAACGAGATTTCCATCGTCACCGGCCGCGGCAAGCGCGCTCTGGAAGACCACTTCGACATCAGCTACGAGCTGGAAAACCAGATCAAGGGCACCGACAAGGAAAAATACCTGGTCGGTATCCGTCGCCTGCTCGACGAGTGCTCGTTCTCCTACACCCGCCAGACCGAAATGAAAGGCCTGGGCCACGCCATCCTGACCGGCCGCCCGCTGATCGGTGACGAGCCGTTTGCCGTGGTGCTGGCCGACGACCTGTGCGTCAACCTCGAAGGTGATGGCGTGCTCGCGCAGATGGTCGCGCTGTACAAGAAGTACCGCTGCTCGATCGTCGCCATCCAGGAAGTCGACCCGCAGGAAACCAACAAGTACGGCGTCATCGCCGGTGAAGAGATCAAGGACGGCATCTTCCGCGTTGACTCCATGGTCGAGAAGCCGAAGCCGGAAGACGCACCATCCAACCTGGCGATCATCGGCCGCTACATCCTGACCCCGGACATCTTCGAGAAAATCGAACAGACCGAGCCGGGCAAAGGTGGCGAGATCCAGATCACCGACGCGCTGATGAAGCAGGCTGCCGAAGGCAACGTGATCGCCTACAAGTTCAAGGGCAAGCGTTTCGACTGCGGTGGCGCCGAAGGCTACATCGAGGCGACCAACTTCTGCTTCGAGAACTTCTACAAGGCCGGCAAGGCGTACTGA
- a CDS encoding TerC family protein, protein MEYLLELAASPTAWVALATLVAMEVVLGIDNLIFISILTNKLPVEYRSKARRIGISMALVMRLALLSTVAWIVQLTDPVFEVFGNAFSWKDVILIAGGLFLLWKATKEIHENVDPHGAKEEAKVSSTVTLGFAAAIFQILLLDIVFSVDSIITAVGMTEHLPIMIIAVITAVIVMMVAADPLANFINDNPTVVMLALGFLIMIGMTLIAEGFGAHVPKGYVYAAMAFSTVIEILNILARRARLKREAAEG, encoded by the coding sequence ATGGAATACTTGCTGGAACTCGCCGCTAGCCCTACCGCCTGGGTCGCCCTGGCTACCCTGGTGGCCATGGAAGTGGTACTGGGCATCGACAACCTGATCTTCATCTCGATCCTGACCAACAAACTGCCGGTGGAGTACCGCTCCAAGGCACGCCGTATCGGTATCAGCATGGCCCTGGTCATGCGCCTGGCCCTGCTCAGCACCGTGGCCTGGATCGTTCAGTTGACCGACCCGGTGTTCGAGGTGTTCGGCAACGCCTTCTCCTGGAAGGACGTGATCCTGATTGCCGGCGGCCTGTTCCTGCTGTGGAAGGCCACCAAAGAGATTCACGAGAACGTCGACCCGCACGGTGCCAAGGAAGAAGCCAAGGTCTCTTCCACGGTTACCCTGGGCTTCGCTGCGGCGATCTTCCAGATCCTGCTGCTGGACATCGTCTTCTCGGTCGACAGCATCATCACCGCCGTGGGCATGACCGAGCACCTGCCGATCATGATCATTGCCGTGATTACCGCCGTGATCGTCATGATGGTGGCTGCCGACCCGCTGGCCAACTTCATCAACGACAACCCGACAGTGGTCATGCTGGCCCTGGGCTTCCTGATCATGATCGGCATGACGCTGATCGCCGAAGGTTTTGGCGCCCATGTACCGAAAGGTTATGTGTATGCGGCGATGGCCTTCTCGACGGTGATCGAGATCCTCAACATCCTGGCTCGCCGGGCGCGGCTCAAGCGCGAAGCAGCTGAAGGCTGA
- the nhaR gene encoding transcriptional activator NhaR, with product MLNYRQLHYFWAVAKTGSIARASEQLNLTPQTISGQISLFEQTYGLELFQRVGRQLELTETGRQTLVYAEQMFQIGGELEAMLRAGPQEQILFRVGVADVVPKSIVYRLLAPTMELDEVLRINCREDKLERLLADLAIQRLDLVISDSPMPSHLDIKGYSQKLGECGLSFFATPALARQHAGPFPACLQDAPLLIPGPETVVSSRLVRWLGEQQVQPRIVGEFDDSALMQAFGQSGSGVFVAPSVIAEEVCRQYGVELIGQTEAVHESFYAISVERKVKHPGILAITEGARRELFHW from the coding sequence GTGCTCAACTACCGCCAGCTCCACTACTTCTGGGCCGTGGCCAAGACTGGCAGCATCGCTCGCGCCAGCGAACAGCTGAACCTGACCCCACAGACCATCAGCGGGCAGATCAGCCTGTTCGAGCAGACCTATGGGCTGGAGCTGTTCCAGCGCGTCGGCCGGCAACTGGAACTGACCGAGACCGGCCGCCAGACGCTGGTTTACGCCGAGCAGATGTTCCAGATCGGCGGCGAACTGGAGGCCATGCTCAGGGCTGGCCCGCAAGAGCAGATCCTGTTTCGCGTGGGGGTGGCCGATGTGGTGCCGAAGTCGATCGTCTATCGCCTGCTGGCACCGACCATGGAGCTGGACGAGGTATTGCGCATCAACTGCCGCGAAGACAAGCTCGAACGGCTGCTGGCAGACCTGGCGATCCAGCGCCTGGACCTGGTGATTTCCGACAGCCCGATGCCCAGCCACCTGGATATCAAGGGCTATAGCCAGAAGCTCGGCGAATGCGGCCTGAGCTTCTTCGCTACCCCGGCCCTGGCCAGGCAGCATGCCGGCCCCTTCCCCGCCTGCCTGCAGGATGCTCCACTGTTGATTCCCGGCCCGGAAACCGTGGTGAGCAGCCGCCTGGTGCGCTGGCTGGGTGAGCAACAGGTGCAGCCGAGGATTGTTGGCGAGTTCGATGACAGTGCACTGATGCAGGCATTCGGGCAGTCGGGCAGCGGGGTTTTCGTCGCGCCCAGCGTGATTGCCGAAGAAGTGTGCCGCCAGTATGGCGTCGAGTTGATTGGCCAGACCGAGGCGGTGCATGAGTCGTTCTATGCCATTTCGGTGGAGCGCAAGGTCAAGCACCCGGGGATCCTGGCGATTACCGAGGGGGCGCGGCGGGAGCTGTTTCATTGGTAG
- a CDS encoding NAD(P)/FAD-dependent oxidoreductase: protein MANTPYPQSYYAASANPVPPRPALQGEVETDICIIGAGYTGLSSALFLLENGFKVSIVEAAKVGFGASGRNGGQIVNSYSRDIDVIERTVGPKEAQLLGKMAFEGGRIIRERVAKYNIQCDLKDGGVFAALTSKQMGHLESQKRLWERFGHTQLELMDQKRIREVVACDNYLGGMLDMSGGHIHPLNLALGEAAAVESLGGIIYEQTPAIRIERGANPVVHTPQGKIRAKFIIVAGNAYLGNLVPELAAKSMPCGTQVITTEPLGDELARTLLPQDYCVEDCNYLLDYYRLTSDKRLIFGGGVVYGARDPANIEAIIRPKMLKAFPQLKNVKIDYAWTGNFLLTLSRLPQVGRIGDNIYYSQGCSGHGVTYTHLAGKVLAEALRGQAERFDAFAGLPHYPFPGGQMLRVPFSALGAWYYSLRDRLGF, encoded by the coding sequence ATGGCTAACACCCCCTACCCCCAGTCCTACTACGCCGCCTCGGCCAACCCGGTGCCGCCACGTCCGGCGCTGCAGGGTGAGGTGGAAACCGATATCTGCATCATCGGTGCCGGCTACACCGGCCTGTCCAGCGCGCTGTTCCTGCTGGAAAACGGCTTCAAGGTGAGCATCGTCGAAGCGGCCAAGGTCGGCTTCGGCGCATCGGGCCGCAACGGTGGCCAGATCGTCAACAGCTACAGCCGCGACATCGACGTCATCGAACGCACCGTCGGCCCCAAGGAAGCACAACTGCTGGGCAAGATGGCCTTCGAAGGCGGCCGCATCATCCGTGAGCGCGTGGCCAAGTACAACATCCAGTGCGACCTGAAGGACGGCGGCGTGTTCGCCGCGCTGACCTCCAAGCAGATGGGCCACCTGGAATCGCAAAAGCGCCTGTGGGAACGCTTCGGCCACACCCAGCTGGAGCTGATGGACCAGAAGCGCATCCGTGAAGTGGTCGCCTGCGACAACTACCTGGGCGGCATGCTGGACATGAGCGGTGGCCACATCCACCCGCTGAACCTGGCCCTGGGCGAAGCGGCCGCGGTCGAATCGCTGGGCGGCATCATTTATGAGCAGACCCCGGCCATCCGCATCGAGCGTGGTGCCAACCCGGTGGTGCACACCCCGCAAGGTAAGATCCGCGCCAAGTTCATCATCGTTGCCGGCAACGCCTACCTGGGCAACCTGGTACCGGAGCTGGCGGCCAAGTCGATGCCATGCGGCACCCAGGTGATCACCACCGAACCGCTGGGCGACGAACTGGCCCGCACCCTGCTGCCGCAGGACTACTGCGTGGAAGACTGCAACTACCTGCTCGACTACTACCGCCTGACCAGCGACAAGCGCCTGATCTTCGGCGGTGGCGTAGTGTACGGTGCGCGCGACCCGGCCAACATCGAAGCGATCATTCGCCCGAAGATGCTCAAGGCCTTCCCGCAGCTGAAGAACGTCAAGATCGACTACGCCTGGACCGGCAACTTCCTGCTGACCCTGTCGCGTCTGCCACAGGTCGGCCGTATCGGCGACAACATCTACTACTCGCAGGGTTGCTCGGGCCACGGCGTGACCTACACCCACCTGGCGGGCAAGGTGCTGGCCGAGGCGCTGCGTGGCCAGGCCGAACGTTTCGACGCCTTCGCCGGCCTGCCGCACTACCCGTTCCCGGGTGGCCAGATGCTGCGTGTACCGTTCAGCGCCCTGGGCGCCTGGTACTACAGCCTGCGCGATCGCCTGGGCTTCTGA
- the sstT gene encoding serine/threonine transporter SstT, with the protein MTPVFRLLNRTSLVTQIVIGLVAGIALALLAPAIARDLGFLGKVFVSALKAVAPVLVFILVMASIANHRHGQETHIRPILWLYLLGTFAAAVVAVVASMLFPSQLALSTGEATLSAPGGIAEVMQNLLLSAVDNPVNALLNANFIGVLTWAIGLGVALRHAGETTRTVVEDLSNGVTLIVRVVIRFAPLGIFGLVSSTLAQSGLSALLGYLHLLAVLIGSMLFVALVMNPLIVFWKIRRNPYPLTLLCLRESGITAFFTRSSAANIPVNLALSERLGLHEDTYSVSIPLGATINMAGAAITITVLTLAAVHTLGIPVDLPTAVLLSVVAAVCACGASGVAGGSLLLIPLACSLFGIPSEIAMQVVAVGFIIGVLQDSAETALNSSTDVLFTAAACMAEERRSI; encoded by the coding sequence ATGACTCCTGTTTTCCGACTCCTCAACCGCACCAGCCTGGTGACCCAGATCGTCATCGGCCTGGTCGCCGGCATCGCCCTGGCCCTGCTGGCACCTGCCATCGCCCGTGACCTGGGCTTCCTCGGCAAAGTGTTCGTCAGCGCCCTGAAGGCCGTCGCGCCGGTGCTGGTGTTCATCCTGGTCATGGCGTCGATCGCCAACCATCGCCACGGCCAGGAAACCCACATCCGCCCGATCCTCTGGCTGTACTTGCTGGGTACCTTCGCCGCCGCCGTGGTGGCCGTGGTCGCCAGCATGCTGTTCCCTTCGCAGCTGGCCCTGAGTACCGGCGAAGCGACGCTCAGCGCGCCGGGCGGCATCGCCGAGGTAATGCAAAACCTGCTGTTGAGCGCGGTCGACAACCCGGTCAACGCCTTGCTCAATGCCAACTTCATCGGCGTGCTGACCTGGGCCATTGGCCTGGGTGTGGCCCTGCGCCACGCCGGCGAAACCACCCGCACCGTGGTCGAGGACCTGTCCAATGGCGTGACCCTGATCGTGCGGGTGGTCATCCGCTTCGCCCCACTGGGCATCTTCGGCCTGGTCAGCTCGACCCTGGCCCAGTCCGGCCTGAGCGCCCTGCTCGGCTACCTGCACCTGCTGGCCGTGCTGATCGGCAGCATGCTGTTCGTGGCGCTGGTGATGAACCCGCTTATCGTGTTCTGGAAGATCCGCCGCAACCCTTACCCGCTGACGTTGCTGTGCCTGCGCGAAAGCGGCATCACCGCGTTCTTCACCCGCAGTTCGGCGGCCAACATTCCGGTCAACTTGGCACTGTCGGAGCGCCTGGGGCTGCATGAGGACACCTATTCGGTGTCGATCCCGCTGGGTGCGACCATCAACATGGCAGGCGCGGCAATCACCATCACCGTGCTGACCCTGGCGGCGGTGCATACCTTGGGCATTCCAGTCGACTTGCCGACCGCCGTGCTGCTGAGCGTGGTGGCGGCGGTTTGTGCCTGTGGTGCTTCGGGCGTGGCCGGCGGGTCGTTGCTGCTGATTCCGCTGGCGTGCAGCCTGTTCGGCATCCCCAGCGAGATTGCCATGCAGGTGGTGGCGGTCGGCTTCATCATTGGCGTGCTGCAGGATTCGGCGGAGACGGCACTGAATTCTTCGACGGATGTGCTGTTTACGGCGGCGGCTTGCATGGCTGAAGAACGTCGCAGCATTTGA
- the ahpF gene encoding alkyl hydroperoxide reductase subunit F, with product MLDATLKSQLKTYLERVTQPIEIVASLDDGAKSRELHDLLVEIAGLSNLITFSADGSDARRPSFSLNRPGSDISLRFAGIPMGHEFTSLVLALLQVGGHPSKASAEVIEQIQALEGEFTFETYFSLSCQNCPDVVQALNLMAVLNPNVRHVAIDGALFQDEVESRKIMAVPSIYLNGELFGQGRMGLEEILGKIDTNAGSRQAEKINAKDAFDVLVVGGGPAGAAAAIYAARKGIRTGVAAERFGGQVLDTLAIENFISVQETEGPKLATALEEHVKQYDVDIMNLQRGEALIPATDGGLHEVRLASGASLKAKTVILATGARWREMNVPGEQEYRSRGVAYCPHCDGPLFKGKRVAVIGGGNSGVEAAIDLAGIVAQVTLIEFDSQLRADAVLQRKLHSLPNVKVITSALTTEVVGNGEKVTGLRYKDRTTDEVHDLALEGIFVQIGLLPNTDWLKGTVELSPRGEIIVDAKGQTSVAGVFAAGDVTTVPYKQIVIAVGEGAKASLAAFDHLIRTSAPA from the coding sequence ATGTTGGACGCCACGCTTAAATCGCAACTGAAAACCTACCTGGAGCGGGTCACCCAGCCGATCGAGATCGTTGCCTCCCTCGACGACGGCGCGAAGTCCCGCGAATTGCACGACCTGCTGGTGGAAATCGCCGGCCTGTCGAACCTCATTACCTTCAGCGCGGATGGCAGCGATGCCCGTCGTCCTTCGTTCTCGCTGAACCGCCCGGGATCCGATATCAGCCTGCGCTTCGCCGGCATCCCCATGGGCCACGAATTCACCTCGCTGGTGCTGGCATTGCTGCAAGTCGGTGGCCACCCGTCCAAGGCCAGTGCCGAAGTGATCGAGCAGATCCAGGCGCTGGAAGGCGAATTCACCTTTGAAACCTACTTCTCGCTGTCGTGCCAGAACTGCCCGGACGTGGTCCAGGCGCTGAACCTGATGGCCGTGCTCAACCCCAACGTGCGGCACGTGGCTATCGACGGTGCGTTGTTCCAGGATGAAGTCGAGTCGCGCAAGATCATGGCGGTGCCGAGCATCTACCTGAACGGCGAATTGTTCGGCCAGGGCCGCATGGGCCTTGAAGAGATCCTCGGCAAGATCGACACCAATGCCGGCAGCCGCCAGGCCGAGAAGATCAACGCCAAGGACGCCTTCGACGTGCTGGTGGTCGGTGGTGGCCCAGCCGGTGCTGCAGCGGCCATCTACGCCGCACGCAAAGGCATCCGTACCGGTGTGGCTGCCGAGCGTTTCGGCGGCCAGGTGCTCGACACCCTGGCCATCGAGAACTTCATCTCGGTGCAGGAAACCGAAGGGCCGAAGCTGGCCACGGCACTGGAAGAGCACGTCAAGCAGTACGACGTCGACATCATGAACCTGCAGCGCGGCGAAGCGCTGATTCCGGCTACCGACGGCGGGCTGCATGAAGTGCGCCTTGCCAGCGGCGCCTCGCTCAAGGCCAAGACGGTAATCCTCGCCACTGGCGCCCGCTGGCGCGAAATGAATGTGCCGGGCGAGCAGGAATACCGCTCCCGTGGCGTGGCCTACTGCCCGCACTGCGACGGCCCGCTGTTCAAGGGCAAACGTGTGGCGGTGATTGGCGGCGGCAACTCGGGTGTGGAAGCGGCCATTGACCTGGCGGGTATCGTTGCCCAGGTGACGCTGATCGAGTTCGACAGCCAGTTGCGTGCCGACGCGGTGCTACAGCGCAAGCTGCACAGCCTGCCGAACGTCAAGGTGATCACCAGCGCGTTGACAACCGAAGTGGTCGGCAATGGTGAAAAAGTGACGGGCTTGCGTTACAAGGATCGCACCACCGATGAGGTGCATGACCTGGCGCTGGAAGGCATCTTCGTGCAGATCGGCCTGCTGCCGAACACTGATTGGCTCAAGGGCACTGTCGAGCTGTCGCCGCGTGGCGAGATCATCGTCGACGCCAAGGGCCAGACCAGTGTGGCGGGTGTGTTTGCCGCAGGTGACGTGACCACTGTGCCGTACAAGCAGATCGTTATCGCGGTGGGCGAGGGTGCCAAGGCCTCGCTGGCGGCGTTCGATCACCTGATCCGCACTTCGGCGCCGGCGTAA
- a CDS encoding peptidase C39 family protein, with the protein MIGGQSRALPAWHRNKRVPMEQHSCKSWLTVPRQLLAACLVAATLGGCASAPPASLKGMPQRVEISSVPFYRGNANHSGAMALAALLSQQGAPITPGLLDKPLNLPKGAEALETSIPRVAREYGMVVYPLDKQLDALLAQVAAGNPVLLRYEEGSAWWSEPRYAVLIGYDSFKKRVLLRSGMHRRQLMAFDDFASAWAKEGSWAVLVQPPRQLPAQVDRQRWLQAADELARAGQEVAAKQAVRSLNK; encoded by the coding sequence ATGATCGGTGGCCAGAGCCGGGCGCTGCCTGCCTGGCATCGGAACAAGCGAGTGCCCATGGAGCAACATTCCTGCAAGAGCTGGTTGACCGTCCCACGTCAGCTGTTGGCCGCCTGCCTGGTGGCCGCCACCCTGGGCGGTTGTGCCAGCGCACCACCTGCCAGCCTCAAGGGCATGCCGCAGCGGGTCGAAATCAGCAGCGTGCCGTTCTACCGCGGCAATGCCAACCACAGCGGGGCGATGGCCCTGGCCGCGCTATTGTCGCAGCAAGGCGCGCCGATTACCCCGGGGTTGCTGGACAAGCCGCTGAACCTGCCGAAGGGGGCCGAGGCGCTGGAAACCAGCATCCCGCGTGTGGCGCGTGAGTACGGCATGGTCGTGTACCCGCTGGACAAGCAACTGGATGCCTTGCTGGCCCAGGTGGCTGCTGGCAATCCGGTGCTGTTGCGTTACGAGGAAGGTTCGGCGTGGTGGAGCGAACCGCGTTATGCGGTGCTGATTGGCTATGACAGCTTCAAGAAGCGTGTGCTGCTGCGCTCGGGGATGCATCGGCGTCAGCTGATGGCGTTCGACGACTTTGCCTCGGCGTGGGCGAAGGAGGGGAGCTGGGCAGTGCTGGTGCAGCCGCCGCGCCAGCTGCCGGCCCAGGTGGACCGCCAGCGTTGGCTACAGGCTGCCGACGAACTGGCCCGGGCGGGCCAGGAGGTTGCAGCAAAGCAGGCCGTGCGCAGCCTGAACAAATAG